A portion of the Marinobacter alexandrii genome contains these proteins:
- a CDS encoding RNA polymerase sigma factor, producing MEKRDWISMDEVYLDKILAGDSDAYRYFINTYKDMALNIAVSIVKDDQYAEEVAQDAFVKAFSGIKSFNRESKFSTWFYRIVVNESFQRLRKLKKEVPTTDINEVSFKKTSANESDEDRERIEKALKALPANESLALNLFYLEENSLKEVMNITGWTLANTKVILHRARKNLRSKMEKTK from the coding sequence TTGGAAAAAAGGGATTGGATAAGCATGGATGAGGTTTACCTCGATAAAATCCTTGCAGGAGATTCCGATGCTTATCGTTACTTCATCAATACCTACAAAGACATGGCCTTAAACATTGCGGTATCCATTGTAAAAGATGATCAATATGCCGAGGAAGTGGCTCAAGATGCTTTTGTAAAAGCTTTTAGTGGAATTAAGTCCTTCAACAGAGAGTCAAAATTTAGTACTTGGTTTTATCGGATAGTGGTCAATGAATCTTTCCAGCGACTGAGAAAGCTGAAAAAGGAAGTTCCGACAACAGATATAAACGAGGTTAGTTTTAAGAAAACTTCAGCCAATGAGTCAGATGAAGATCGAGAAAGAATTGAAAAAGCACTAAAGGCATTGCCTGCAAATGAAAGCCTGGCACTAAATCTTTTTTATTTGGAAGAGAATAGTTTAAAAGAGGTTATGAACATTACAGGCTGGACTCTGGCAAATACAAAAGTAATTTTGCATAGAGCAAGAAAGAACTTGAGAAGTAAAATGGAAAAAACGAAATAG